Proteins from a genomic interval of Quercus robur chromosome 9, dhQueRobu3.1, whole genome shotgun sequence:
- the LOC126698169 gene encoding replication factor C subunit 5, translating to MTEVISLMDIDDDNNNKPNNKGKNVVVPGESKATPWVEKYRPQSLADVAAHRDIVDTIDRLTSENRLPHLLLYGPPGTGKTSTILAVARKLYGAQFHNMILELNASDDRGIDVVRQQIQDFASTQSFSFGAKASVKLILLDEADAMTKDAQFALRRVIEKYTRNTRFALICNHVNKIIPALQSRCTRFRFAPLDSFHVTERLKHVIEAEKLDVPETGLAALVRLSNGDMRKALNILQSTHMASQQITEEAVYLCTGNPLPKDIEQISYWLLNESFTESFKRISEMKTRKGLALVDIVREVTMFVFKIKMPSDIRVQLINDMADIEYRLSLACNDRLQLGSLIASFTRARSALVAAAN from the exons ATGACGGAGGTAATTTCTCTCATGGACATTGAcgacgacaacaacaacaagccCAACAACAAGGGCAAAAACGTCGTCGTCCCTGGCGAATCCAAAGCCACTCCCTGGGTCGAGAAGTACCGCCCTCAGTCCCTCGCTGACGTGGCTGCTCACCGCGACATTGTCGATACCA TTGATAGGCTGACGAGCGAGAACAGATTGCCCCATCTTCTATTGTATGGACCACCTGGCACTGGTAAAACTTCGACTATCCTTGCTGTGGCGCGCAAGCTTTATGGAGCGCAATTCCACAATATGATTCTGGAGCTCAATGCATCGGACGATAGGGGAATTGATGTTGTGCGACAACAAATCCAAGATTTTGCAAGCACTCAAAGCTTCTCATTTGG TGCAAAGGCATCTGTAAAGTTGATCTTACTAGATGAGGCTGATGCTATGACGAAGGATGCACAATTTGCCTTGCGTAGAG TGATTGAAAAATACACAAGGAACACTAGGTTTGCTCTTATTTGCAATCATGTCAACAAGATTATCCCCGCACTACAGTCAAGATGTACTCGGTTTCGTTTTGCTCCTCTTGATTCTTTTCATGTAACTGAGCGACTCAAACATGTTATAGAAGCTGAAAA GCTTGATGTACCCGAAACTGGCTTAGCGGCACTCGTGCGACTTAGCAACGGTGATATGAGAAAGGCTCTGAATATTTTGCAG TCAACACATATGGCTTCTCAGCAGATAACAGAAGAAGCTGTATACCTGTGCACTGGAAATCCATTGCCCAAAGACATTGAGCAGATATCATACTGGCTTTTGAATGAATCTTTTACTGAGAGCTTCAAAC GAATATCTGAAATGAAGACAAGGAAAGGATTGGCCTTGGTAGATATTGTGAGAGAGGTGACAAT GTTTGTTTTCAAGATCAAAATGCCATCAGATATTCGAGTTCAGTTAATTAATGATATGGCTGATATAGA GTACAGGTTGAGTCTTGCATGCAATGATAGGTTGCAACTTGGATCGCTTATTGCTTCTTTTACACGAGCTCGCTCTGCACTGGTTGCTGCTGCAAATTAA